One window from the genome of Fulvivirga lutea encodes:
- a CDS encoding DUF3570 domain-containing protein, giving the protein MRMQLKYWLVLVLAGLTSMTSAQETFKELDETEINFLFNYYEQDGDNGAVQGGRGTEELSNVAPSLIVNIPLDTVKNLIAYIGFDNYSSASTDRIDDPYLENINLSTASSSDTRFYTNITYQRKNNAAKVTQSYKAGVSVEYDYTSISAGYGFAKESKDQNRELSLSGMAYFDTWQLIFPTELRGTDGLNNEKQRQSFNFTSTLSQVINKKLQASISGELVYQTGRLSTPFHRVFFNDGESNIFLKERRTEKLPDTRFKIPLGLRLNYYLNDYVVLRGYYRYYYDDFGITANTFEIETPIKIHSTLTIYPFYRYHIQTAADYFKPFGQHELTDEFYTSDYDLSEINTTSLGFGFKYSPIYGLARFKGPFSKKTGKVTKFKSVEVRYADYTREGNNANDPGGGDLDAYSLSFNMTFTF; this is encoded by the coding sequence ATGCGGATGCAACTGAAATATTGGTTAGTACTTGTGCTGGCAGGGTTAACCAGCATGACTAGTGCGCAGGAAACGTTTAAAGAACTGGATGAAACGGAAATTAATTTTCTTTTCAACTACTATGAACAAGATGGTGATAATGGAGCGGTGCAAGGCGGTCGAGGAACAGAAGAATTGTCGAACGTGGCACCCTCATTAATAGTGAATATACCTTTAGATACAGTCAAAAACTTGATTGCCTATATCGGTTTTGATAATTATTCATCAGCCAGCACCGATAGAATCGATGATCCATACTTGGAAAACATTAACTTATCAACAGCATCGAGCTCAGACACCAGATTTTATACAAATATCACCTACCAACGAAAGAATAATGCCGCTAAAGTTACCCAGAGCTATAAAGCTGGGGTTTCTGTGGAGTATGACTATACTTCCATTTCGGCAGGGTATGGTTTTGCAAAGGAATCGAAAGATCAGAACAGGGAATTGAGCCTGAGTGGTATGGCTTATTTCGATACCTGGCAGTTAATTTTTCCAACTGAATTGAGAGGTACTGATGGCTTGAACAATGAAAAACAACGTCAATCATTTAATTTCACTTCTACCCTTTCGCAAGTGATTAATAAAAAGCTCCAGGCTTCTATTTCGGGGGAGCTTGTTTACCAAACGGGTAGACTCTCAACACCATTCCATCGAGTTTTTTTTAATGATGGTGAATCGAACATTTTCTTAAAGGAAAGAAGAACGGAGAAATTGCCTGACACTCGCTTTAAAATACCATTGGGTCTAAGACTCAATTATTACCTAAATGATTATGTAGTACTTAGGGGTTATTACAGGTATTACTACGATGACTTTGGTATTACTGCCAATACCTTTGAAATAGAAACTCCTATTAAAATTCACAGCACGCTCACGATCTATCCGTTTTATCGGTACCATATTCAAACAGCAGCTGATTATTTCAAGCCCTTTGGTCAACATGAGCTAACCGATGAATTTTACACCTCTGATTATGATTTATCGGAAATAAATACTACCTCTTTAGGTTTTGGATTTAAGTACTCACCAATCTACGGATTAGCAAGGTTTAAGGGGCCTTTTAGTAAAAAGACGGGCAAAGTAACTAAGTTTAAATCTGTGGAAGTGAGATATGCTGATTATACCCGCGAAGGGAATAATGCCAATGATCCGGGCGGAGGTGATTTGGACGCATATTCACTCAGTTTTAATATGACATTTACATTTTAA
- a CDS encoding patatin-like phospholipase family protein, whose product MATVAQSQKVALVMSGGGAKGIAHVGVIKALEEHNIPIDYVVGTSMGGVVAGIYAAGYSAAQVENIMLSPSFLKWVNGEFEPGYKYYLYQDKPNSSFVSLKLSLDSTFNATVNSSLASDITLNFALPEYLSRASAVAGNNFDSLFVPARIIAADVFTQTEMALKNASLPLALRTTLSVPFFYKPIKIDDKYLFDGGIYNNFPVDVAQREFHPDVIIGSNVASKIFNKYPYEDDDKLINNSLLFMLLDKSDPTRIPEDGVYIEPDLTDYTAFDFSKAKALIDSGYNATINQMDSIKKRIEKRVYKEARKKEREQFHERETPFSFNQINFHGYNSKQRKYIRKLFRFEEGQELTLEDIKRGYFKMVSEDYFSSVFPDVKFDKTTKNYSLELYGRPKNNLNVQIGGAIATRNISQIYFGSEFYYFDNYLLKNSVSFYAGGFYKSAQLRSRLYLTTKAFPFYLEPEFVYNSWDYLNSDDIFIDDDAPTILDRADRRYALNLGIPVGNRFKAVFSGAFINNDDEYGNNLGITSTDTLDVLGLTGFRGGVSFGRDNFDEKQYPKQGKSLKISADFFALDEEYIPGTTSVNGFVKDYHEWFRVSGRWEQYFKAGKFSTGYIVEGAYSSQKYLSNYLGTLINLPSFNPLQDSRTLLLQNFRAYSYGALGIRNVLAITSNLDFRLEGYVFKPFERLNIESGRLGRSTEDLEQIYLAGTSGLVLKSPIGPISVSVNYYDDAENQWGALLHVGFLLYNNNSLGN is encoded by the coding sequence ATGGCAACTGTTGCGCAGTCGCAAAAAGTAGCGTTGGTAATGAGTGGCGGTGGAGCGAAGGGAATTGCTCATGTAGGGGTCATAAAAGCACTGGAAGAGCATAATATACCTATCGATTATGTTGTTGGCACCTCGATGGGAGGCGTTGTGGCTGGTATTTATGCTGCCGGGTATTCAGCAGCTCAGGTGGAGAATATCATGCTTTCACCTTCATTTCTAAAATGGGTAAATGGTGAGTTCGAACCTGGCTATAAATATTACCTTTATCAGGACAAGCCAAATTCTTCATTTGTTTCTTTAAAGCTTTCGTTAGACTCCACATTTAACGCAACAGTTAACTCTAGCCTGGCAAGTGACATTACTTTAAACTTTGCACTCCCGGAGTACTTATCACGGGCCTCAGCTGTAGCGGGCAATAATTTCGATAGTCTTTTTGTACCGGCCAGAATAATTGCCGCTGATGTATTCACCCAAACAGAGATGGCTCTAAAGAATGCCAGTTTGCCACTTGCGCTCCGTACTACCCTCTCAGTTCCATTTTTCTATAAGCCAATTAAAATTGATGATAAATATCTATTCGATGGAGGGATTTACAACAACTTCCCGGTAGATGTAGCCCAAAGAGAGTTTCACCCCGATGTTATTATTGGAAGCAATGTAGCATCAAAAATATTTAACAAATACCCGTATGAAGATGACGATAAGCTAATAAACAACTCCTTGCTTTTTATGCTGTTGGATAAGTCGGATCCTACACGCATTCCGGAAGATGGGGTTTATATAGAACCAGACCTTACAGATTATACCGCATTTGATTTTTCTAAAGCCAAAGCCCTAATAGATAGTGGCTATAATGCTACAATCAACCAAATGGATTCCATTAAAAAAAGGATAGAAAAGCGAGTTTATAAAGAAGCAAGAAAGAAAGAGCGTGAACAATTTCACGAAAGGGAAACCCCTTTCTCATTCAATCAGATAAACTTTCATGGCTATAATTCAAAACAAAGAAAGTATATAAGGAAATTATTTAGGTTTGAAGAAGGGCAGGAACTAACGTTAGAAGATATTAAACGTGGTTATTTCAAGATGGTGTCAGAAGACTACTTCAGTTCTGTTTTCCCGGATGTTAAATTTGATAAAACAACAAAGAATTACTCACTCGAACTTTATGGACGACCCAAAAATAATTTAAATGTCCAGATTGGAGGAGCTATTGCTACCCGTAATATCAGCCAAATTTACTTTGGTTCAGAATTCTATTATTTTGACAATTATCTACTTAAAAACAGTGTTAGTTTTTATGCTGGAGGCTTCTACAAATCTGCACAATTAAGGAGTAGACTCTATTTAACCACAAAAGCATTTCCATTTTATTTGGAACCGGAGTTTGTATATAACAGTTGGGACTACTTAAACTCAGATGATATATTTATTGACGATGACGCTCCTACAATTTTGGACAGAGCCGATCGAAGGTATGCCCTTAATTTAGGCATACCTGTCGGAAATAGGTTTAAAGCTGTGTTCAGTGGAGCATTCATAAACAATGATGATGAATATGGCAATAACCTTGGTATTACTTCAACAGATACACTAGATGTTTTGGGTCTTACCGGCTTTAGAGGAGGCGTTAGTTTTGGAAGGGACAACTTCGATGAAAAGCAATATCCAAAACAAGGGAAATCATTGAAGATCTCAGCAGACTTTTTTGCATTGGATGAGGAATACATCCCTGGAACAACAAGTGTAAATGGCTTTGTAAAGGATTATCATGAGTGGTTTAGAGTATCGGGTAGATGGGAACAATATTTTAAAGCAGGAAAATTCAGTACCGGATATATAGTTGAAGGGGCTTACTCTAGTCAGAAGTATTTATCCAACTATCTTGGAACACTCATCAACTTGCCATCATTTAATCCATTGCAAGATAGCCGAACGCTCCTTTTACAAAATTTTAGAGCCTACAGCTATGGAGCTTTAGGAATTAGAAATGTGTTAGCCATCACATCCAACTTAGATTTCAGACTGGAAGGATATGTTTTCAAACCATTTGAACGACTAAACATCGAAAGTGGTCGATTAGGGAGAAGTACAGAAGATTTGGAGCAAATTTATTTAGCAGGCACATCAGGCTTGGTTTTAAAAAGCCCAATTGGGCCAATTAGCGTTAGCGTGAACTACTATGATGATGCTGAAAATCAGTGGGGAGCACTACTTCATGTAGGCTTTCTGCTTTATAATAACAATTCATTAGGTAACTAA
- a CDS encoding efflux RND transporter periplasmic adaptor subunit: MKSLNIIIISSLAVYFISCADKQTQPDQMDQVDSSIAKVSEGSKANIEPLENVEEKRIQVRGFIEVPPENRAIISAYYGGYVKSLSLLNGQHVKKGDYLFSLTNPEYLKMQQEYLAAKENFEFLQSDYNRQKELANENIASGKSFSKVEADFRSAKSKYQAVREQMKLLNVNINKLEEGDFFPTVNIYSPISGMISKININSGQYLDEKVPAVEIVNTGHLHLELEVYERDIAKLKKGQSINFAVPEYSSASLQASVYLINSIIDSERRTASIHAHIESSIDSLQLMPGMFVEAEIILD, from the coding sequence ATGAAATCACTTAATATAATTATCATAAGCAGTCTGGCAGTCTATTTTATCAGTTGTGCCGACAAACAAACTCAACCGGATCAGATGGATCAAGTCGATTCATCAATAGCGAAGGTCTCAGAGGGATCAAAGGCAAATATAGAGCCTTTAGAAAATGTTGAAGAGAAAAGGATTCAGGTGAGAGGTTTTATTGAAGTGCCCCCTGAGAACAGAGCGATCATTAGTGCTTATTATGGAGGTTATGTCAAATCGCTGTCACTACTAAATGGGCAACATGTAAAAAAAGGCGATTATTTGTTTTCACTTACTAATCCTGAGTATCTCAAAATGCAACAAGAGTATTTGGCTGCAAAAGAGAATTTTGAATTTCTGCAGAGTGATTATAACAGGCAAAAAGAGTTGGCTAATGAAAACATAGCATCAGGCAAGAGCTTCAGCAAAGTTGAGGCCGATTTTCGATCAGCAAAGTCAAAATATCAAGCAGTAAGGGAGCAAATGAAGCTTCTGAACGTCAATATCAACAAGTTGGAAGAAGGGGATTTTTTTCCAACAGTTAATATTTACTCGCCCATTAGCGGTATGATTTCGAAGATCAATATTAATTCCGGACAGTATTTAGACGAAAAAGTTCCTGCTGTAGAAATTGTAAATACCGGTCATTTACACCTGGAATTGGAAGTATATGAGCGAGACATCGCTAAACTAAAAAAAGGACAGTCAATTAACTTTGCAGTTCCTGAGTATTCTTCTGCCTCATTACAGGCTTCAGTTTATTTGATCAACAGCATTATCGACTCTGAAAGGCGTACAGCCAGCATACACGCTCATATTGAATCTTCAATTGATTCGCTTCAGCTTATGCCCGGCATGTTTGTGGAGGCCGAGATTATTTTAGATTAA
- a CDS encoding NAD(P)-binding domain-containing protein yields the protein MTYQRKKISVIGLGWLGKALAKQFIIDGDTVSGTVSSQEKCDKMIDEGLNCFVYQLGETLNQNLVDCDVLIYTIPPRGEDYLQLLENFVRQLSDKQQVIFVSSTSVYPDLNRVVNEDDAVDQPSPHTGISILKAEEIFPKQGISATILRFSGLFGPGRNPGKFLAGKENIKGANTPVNLIHLDDCIGLIKAIVKNEIVGAAINGCADNHPTKKEFYTLAAKKAGLKPPQFSDEESDYKIVDNTKSKELLNYRYKHSDVLLALDSI from the coding sequence ATGACTTACCAAAGAAAGAAAATATCTGTTATTGGACTCGGATGGCTGGGAAAAGCATTGGCAAAGCAATTTATAATCGATGGCGATACTGTGAGTGGTACTGTTTCCTCTCAAGAAAAGTGCGACAAAATGATCGATGAAGGGCTGAATTGCTTTGTTTATCAGCTGGGAGAAACACTAAACCAAAACCTAGTTGATTGCGATGTTTTGATTTATACAATACCACCAAGAGGTGAGGATTACCTCCAACTTCTTGAAAATTTTGTTAGGCAACTATCAGATAAACAACAGGTTATATTTGTAAGCTCTACATCTGTTTATCCTGATTTAAATAGAGTTGTGAACGAAGATGATGCTGTTGATCAGCCTTCTCCGCATACCGGTATTTCCATTTTGAAAGCTGAAGAAATCTTTCCGAAACAAGGTATTTCAGCTACTATCTTACGATTTTCAGGTTTATTTGGGCCAGGGAGAAATCCCGGAAAATTTCTTGCAGGCAAGGAGAATATTAAAGGAGCTAATACGCCTGTTAACTTAATTCATTTAGATGATTGCATCGGGCTAATTAAGGCAATAGTCAAAAATGAGATAGTAGGCGCAGCCATTAACGGTTGTGCAGATAATCATCCAACAAAAAAGGAGTTCTACACTTTGGCAGCAAAAAAGGCTGGTCTTAAGCCTCCTCAGTTTTCAGATGAAGAATCTGATTATAAGATTGTTGATAATACAAAGTCTAAAGAACTATTGAATTATCGCTATAAACATTCTGATGTGCTCTTAGCTTTGGACTCAATATAA
- a CDS encoding FAD:protein FMN transferase: protein MRNCLFAIVLLINIQSFSAPKPVKKVLLLMGSRFEITAIHNDETLATQAVEACISEVTRIEKLISSWDPNSQTSEVIRNAGIQPVKVDRELFDLISRAKKISKLTNGAFDISYASMDKIWKFDGSVTQLPTEEQVQASVSKINYNNIILDKENSTVFLKEEGMKIGFGAIGKGYAANRGKQIMQTMGIENGIVNASGDLITWGKEANGKEWSIGIGDPKNKGQVLAWVTVGELAVVTSGNYEKVIKINGENYSHIIDPTTGWPVKGLKSVTIFCPDAELADALATSVFILGKEKGLSLVNQLKGVEAFLVDDKDEIHTSSALKLNYYEEESINQTAHNLTIGHEKK, encoded by the coding sequence ATGCGCAACTGTTTGTTCGCTATTGTACTCCTTATAAATATTCAGAGTTTTTCAGCGCCTAAGCCTGTTAAAAAAGTTCTGCTATTAATGGGCTCTCGGTTTGAAATTACAGCTATTCATAATGATGAAACCCTAGCAACTCAAGCCGTAGAAGCATGCATTAGCGAGGTGACAAGAATTGAAAAGTTGATAAGTTCCTGGGACCCGAACTCTCAAACCAGTGAAGTAATTCGCAATGCAGGCATTCAGCCCGTAAAGGTTGATAGAGAGCTGTTCGATTTGATTAGCAGAGCAAAGAAAATTTCTAAGCTTACCAATGGCGCCTTTGACATATCTTATGCCTCGATGGATAAAATATGGAAGTTCGATGGTTCGGTAACACAGCTACCCACCGAGGAGCAAGTACAAGCCTCAGTTTCAAAAATCAATTACAATAATATCATACTCGACAAGGAAAACTCGACTGTTTTTCTGAAAGAAGAAGGAATGAAAATTGGTTTTGGAGCCATAGGTAAAGGATATGCTGCTAATCGCGGTAAGCAAATAATGCAAACCATGGGAATTGAAAACGGCATCGTAAATGCAAGTGGTGATTTAATTACCTGGGGTAAAGAAGCAAACGGTAAGGAGTGGAGCATTGGCATTGGCGACCCTAAGAATAAAGGTCAGGTATTGGCATGGGTTACGGTTGGAGAACTAGCTGTAGTTACCTCTGGTAATTACGAAAAAGTGATCAAAATCAATGGTGAGAATTATTCACATATTATAGATCCAACAACCGGCTGGCCGGTAAAAGGTTTAAAAAGTGTAACCATCTTTTGTCCTGATGCAGAATTAGCGGATGCACTGGCTACAAGCGTATTTATTCTGGGTAAAGAAAAAGGGCTCAGTCTGGTGAATCAGCTGAAAGGCGTTGAGGCATTTTTAGTAGATGATAAAGACGAAATTCATACAAGTAGTGCATTAAAACTGAACTATTACGAAGAAGAATCAATTAATCAAACAGCTCATAATTTAACAATAGGGCATGAAAAGAAATAG
- a CDS encoding peptidoglycan DD-metalloendopeptidase family protein, with protein MSKRNLSILLLLLITAALYFILPRFDHSVPEPPIVEKIDSVEVAPKYEPKILYGMVVDSLVIIEDKIKRNQNIAEILTAHNVTNEAIFKLAKASKSVFDVRKLVANKKYTLICERDSLKTAKAFVYEHNPVEYVVFNLKDTISVEKKQKEIEIVEKGISGIIEYNLATTMSELGLSAQLTDAFVDVFAWQIDFFRLQKGDKFKLIYEDHLVEGQPIGTGKIKSIYFEHFGNDFYAFHYDQGDGIDYFDENGNSLRKALLKYPLDFTRISSRYSGNRYHPVQKRWKAHRGTDFAAPRGTPIRAVGDGIILEARYQKYNGNYVKLKHNATYTTQYLHMSAIKSGVKPGKKVRQGEIIGYVGSTGLATGNHLCYRFWKNGVQIDALKVDLPPSAPIKEENKVDFNASIQSMMAQLASIEFKEETEPLYASAK; from the coding sequence ATGTCTAAAAGAAATCTGAGCATTCTCTTATTGCTATTGATTACTGCGGCTTTATATTTCATTTTGCCGAGGTTTGATCATTCCGTTCCAGAACCACCAATCGTTGAAAAAATTGATTCAGTAGAAGTGGCACCTAAATACGAGCCAAAAATTCTTTATGGCATGGTGGTAGATTCGCTTGTAATCATTGAAGATAAAATCAAGCGAAATCAAAACATTGCCGAAATACTAACAGCTCATAATGTAACTAACGAAGCAATTTTTAAATTGGCCAAGGCATCAAAATCAGTATTTGATGTGCGCAAGTTGGTAGCTAACAAAAAATATACTCTCATCTGTGAGAGAGATTCCTTAAAAACAGCCAAGGCATTTGTTTACGAACATAACCCTGTTGAATATGTAGTCTTTAATTTGAAAGACACAATTAGTGTAGAGAAAAAGCAAAAAGAGATTGAAATAGTTGAAAAAGGTATCTCAGGTATCATTGAATACAATTTAGCAACAACCATGAGTGAACTTGGTCTTTCTGCCCAATTAACGGATGCTTTTGTAGATGTGTTTGCCTGGCAAATCGATTTCTTCAGACTTCAAAAAGGCGACAAGTTCAAACTGATCTATGAAGATCATTTAGTAGAAGGCCAGCCAATTGGTACAGGAAAAATTAAATCCATTTATTTCGAGCATTTTGGCAATGACTTTTATGCGTTCCACTATGATCAGGGAGATGGCATCGACTACTTCGATGAGAATGGTAACAGCTTAAGAAAGGCTTTATTAAAATACCCGTTAGATTTTACGAGAATTAGTTCTCGTTATTCTGGAAACAGATACCATCCAGTACAAAAGAGGTGGAAAGCACACAGAGGCACTGATTTTGCAGCACCAAGAGGAACTCCTATTAGAGCTGTTGGCGATGGAATTATATTGGAGGCTCGATATCAAAAATACAATGGCAATTATGTGAAGTTGAAGCATAACGCTACTTACACCACCCAGTATTTACACATGTCAGCGATAAAATCTGGAGTTAAACCCGGAAAGAAAGTAAGACAGGGTGAAATTATTGGTTATGTAGGAAGCACTGGTCTAGCTACTGGAAATCACTTATGCTACAGATTCTGGAAAAATGGAGTGCAAATAGATGCACTTAAGGTGGACCTTCCTCCTTCGGCTCCAATTAAAGAAGAAAATAAGGTAGATTTTAATGCTAGCATACAGTCTATGATGGCGCAACTAGCTTCTATCGAATTTAAAGAGGAAACAGAACCTCTTTATGCAAGTGCAAAATGA
- a CDS encoding DUF4266 domain-containing protein, which translates to MKRNSLIIGIVILAGMAFQSCVSVEAYQKIYLNDENMELNARKVAVYETNFQAYREGASGANGGKTGGGCGCN; encoded by the coding sequence ATGAAAAGAAATAGTCTAATTATAGGTATAGTAATCCTAGCCGGAATGGCTTTTCAAAGCTGTGTATCGGTAGAGGCTTACCAAAAAATATATCTCAATGATGAGAATATGGAGCTAAACGCCAGAAAAGTGGCGGTATACGAAACAAATTTTCAGGCATACCGAGAAGGTGCATCTGGTGCCAATGGAGGTAAAACAGGAGGCGGATGCGGATGCAACTGA
- a CDS encoding protein-disulfide reductase DsbD family protein, with translation MNFLIRLSVTSSILLVAGLANAQVLQPATWSTSTSKQEVKVGEEVELIFQATIDKDWYLYSSDFDPDCGPTVTTFDFVPDPSYELVGGLRAINPIDKYDDVFECDVRIFKKHGEFRQAVKVLSNNLKLIGEYNYQVCSDVDGKCIPFDDEFDFSSLKIIASANAKSEAKPIVKEEINDPVKEEKQEEQVEKVETTLDSTDQAKSSKIEKYTSNEGPILDPNLIVETERDKSIIWFMIFAFVAGLAALLTPCVFPLIPMTVSFFTGQGKGKFQALLYGLSIILIYTIIGSAIAPLMGPETANHLSTEWIPNLIFFLVFVVFALSFFGLFDITLPSSLVNTMDKKADRGGMIGVFFMAFTLVLVSFSCTGPIVGSILVSSAGGEFVKPIAGMFAFSLAFAIPFTLFAFFPGWLSTLPKSGGWLNTVKVVLGFIELALAFKFLSIADQAFHWGILDRDINIAIWVVIFGLMGFYLLGKIRLPHDSPMEVISVPRLIMAIGTFTFVIYLIPGLWGAPLKALAGYLPPMYTHDFDIVSEKIDDDNYETCDEPMYADFLHLPHGLKGYFDYDQALACARAQNKPLFIDFTGHGCTNCREMEAVVWSHPEVLQILKEEYVIVALYVDDKTVLPEEQWYTSEYDNKVKKTIGKQNADLQIRRLNNNAQPFYILLGADEQVMVSPVAYDKDPQKFIEFLNTGIERYKELY, from the coding sequence ATGAATTTTTTAATAAGACTATCCGTAACAAGCTCAATTTTATTAGTGGCTGGTTTGGCAAATGCACAGGTACTGCAACCAGCTACTTGGTCTACTTCCACTTCGAAGCAAGAAGTTAAAGTAGGTGAAGAAGTAGAATTAATTTTTCAAGCTACTATTGATAAAGACTGGTATTTATACTCTTCGGATTTTGATCCCGATTGTGGCCCTACAGTTACAACCTTCGATTTTGTGCCAGACCCTAGCTATGAACTTGTTGGAGGTCTTCGTGCTATTAACCCTATCGACAAATACGATGATGTTTTTGAATGTGATGTACGAATATTTAAAAAGCACGGTGAGTTTAGGCAGGCGGTTAAAGTTTTAAGTAATAATTTAAAACTAATAGGTGAATACAATTATCAGGTATGCTCAGATGTAGATGGCAAATGCATACCGTTTGATGATGAGTTTGATTTTAGTTCTTTGAAAATAATTGCATCTGCAAATGCTAAATCAGAAGCTAAACCAATAGTAAAGGAAGAAATCAACGATCCAGTAAAGGAGGAAAAACAGGAAGAGCAGGTTGAAAAAGTAGAAACTACCCTTGATTCAACTGATCAGGCTAAGTCATCAAAAATTGAAAAATACACTTCCAACGAAGGCCCAATTCTCGATCCAAATCTTATTGTAGAAACAGAAAGGGATAAGTCGATTATTTGGTTTATGATATTTGCTTTTGTAGCAGGTCTTGCGGCTTTATTAACGCCATGTGTGTTTCCTCTCATTCCAATGACGGTAAGCTTTTTTACAGGTCAGGGTAAAGGGAAGTTTCAGGCACTGCTTTATGGGCTGTCAATTATCCTGATCTATACCATCATAGGCTCCGCCATTGCGCCACTTATGGGGCCGGAAACGGCCAATCACTTATCTACTGAATGGATTCCAAACTTAATATTCTTCCTTGTTTTTGTGGTTTTTGCACTCTCGTTCTTCGGTTTATTTGACATCACCTTGCCGAGTTCATTGGTAAACACCATGGATAAAAAGGCAGATAGAGGTGGAATGATTGGTGTATTTTTCATGGCCTTTACACTTGTTTTGGTTTCATTTTCATGCACGGGTCCAATTGTAGGAAGCATTTTAGTGAGCTCTGCTGGCGGTGAATTTGTGAAGCCTATTGCTGGTATGTTCGCATTTTCATTAGCCTTTGCTATACCGTTTACACTTTTTGCGTTCTTCCCTGGCTGGTTAAGCACGTTGCCAAAGTCAGGCGGTTGGTTGAATACGGTAAAGGTTGTTCTTGGCTTTATCGAATTAGCCTTGGCATTCAAATTCTTAAGTATTGCCGATCAGGCGTTTCACTGGGGAATTTTAGATAGAGACATTAACATTGCCATTTGGGTGGTTATTTTTGGTTTGATGGGCTTCTATCTCCTAGGTAAAATTAGGCTACCTCACGACAGCCCAATGGAGGTAATTAGTGTGCCGCGCTTAATCATGGCTATTGGAACATTTACCTTTGTAATCTATTTGATTCCAGGATTGTGGGGCGCTCCATTGAAAGCTTTGGCGGGGTATCTACCACCAATGTATACCCATGATTTCGATATCGTTTCTGAGAAAATTGATGATGATAATTACGAAACTTGTGATGAGCCTATGTATGCCGATTTTCTGCATTTACCTCATGGGCTCAAAGGTTATTTTGATTATGATCAGGCATTAGCTTGCGCCAGAGCTCAGAACAAGCCGTTGTTTATTGATTTTACTGGCCACGGTTGTACTAATTGCCGTGAGATGGAAGCAGTTGTTTGGTCGCATCCTGAAGTGCTTCAAATACTTAAAGAAGAATATGTGATTGTGGCTTTGTATGTGGATGATAAAACGGTTCTACCTGAAGAACAATGGTATACTTCTGAGTACGATAACAAGGTAAAAAAGACCATCGGTAAACAAAATGCCGATCTGCAAATACGCAGGCTCAATAATAATGCACAGCCATTTTATATTTTGCTAGGAGCAGATGAGCAGGTAATGGTATCGCCTGTTGCCTATGATAAAGACCCACAAAAATTTATTGAGTTCTTAAATACAGGTATAGAGCGGTATAAAGAATTATATTGA
- a CDS encoding thioredoxin family protein encodes MKKFISMALLMAVAISASAQDSQLWLNNVEDAKTLAKEKGKPILMSFAGSDWCRPCIMLTKEVFEDEKFKAYAQENLVLLLLDFPRLKKNKLSDEQTQHNEKLAAQYNTTGEFPLVVLINGDGKVIAKTGYQKGGADNFIQYLESVL; translated from the coding sequence ATGAAAAAATTTATTTCAATGGCTTTGCTAATGGCTGTAGCAATATCTGCTTCGGCACAAGACAGCCAACTTTGGCTAAACAATGTTGAGGATGCTAAAACTCTAGCCAAAGAAAAAGGGAAACCCATACTCATGAGTTTTGCCGGCTCCGATTGGTGCCGACCGTGTATCATGCTTACCAAAGAGGTATTTGAAGATGAAAAATTCAAAGCATATGCTCAGGAAAACCTTGTTTTGTTGTTGCTCGATTTTCCAAGATTGAAAAAGAATAAATTGAGTGATGAACAAACCCAGCACAATGAAAAGTTAGCTGCTCAGTATAACACCACTGGAGAATTTCCGTTGGTCGTTTTAATAAATGGTGATGGAAAAGTGATAGCTAAAACAGGTTATCAGAAAGGTGGAGCGGACAATTTCATTCAGTATTTAGAGTCAGTATTATAA